In one window of Drosophila ananassae strain 14024-0371.13 chromosome XR, ASM1763931v2, whole genome shotgun sequence DNA:
- the LOC6501868 gene encoding loricrin, giving the protein TDYPNYVYLQVFVCLLATVCACNATFLSFLGGGGGGGGTKTTYDVIATPSARGGGGGGGGGGHGYAQGYAHGGSYGGGGHGHGHGGSSQIIKVILQEGQGYSNGGGAAGGIVSTGYSYGSGGGSYGGASYGGQQHAQIYKVIEQAAAPVPAPVPVSIAAPAPVPIPISVPVAAPAPAPIAYHASGGSSGGGYSYGQSYAAGHGYGGASSFDAQQFNAILPQIIQLVLQEDSLGGGGAGGADVAAINGQLISTFGSKGKAIILKADQAQGAFFKSGHVVQRGTLKVMQVQEQQGRSQQSQGGGSKGGWGFGGGASSNSGGGTSGWSSGGASPSGGWSSSGSSSSGGWSSSAW; this is encoded by the coding sequence ACGGATTACCCAAACTATGTGTATCTGCAGGTCTTTGTCTGCCTCTTGGCCACTGTCTGTGCTTGCAACGCCACCTTCCTGTCCTTTttgggcggcggtggcggaggTGGAGGCACCAAGACAACCTATGACGTGATTGCCACGCCCAGTGCCCGAGGAGGCGGTggtggaggaggtggtggcggCCATGGCTACGCCCAGGGGTACGCCCATGGTGGCAGCTACGGCGGAGGAGGACACGGACACGGACACGGAGGCTCTTCACAAATAATCAAGGTTATTCTGCAAGAGGGTCAGGGCTACTCTAACGGCGGAGGAGCAGCGGGTGGAATTGTCTCCACTGGCTACAGTTACGGATCAGGTGGCGGCTCTTACGGCGGAGCATCTTATGGCGGACAGCAGCATGCCCAAATTTACAAGGTCATCGAACAGGCTGCGGCTCCAGTTCCAGCTCCAGTTCCCGTCTCGATTGCAGCCCCGGCACCCGTTCCGATTCCCATTTCAGTGCCCGTCGCTGCTCCCGCTCCGGCTCCCATTGCCTACCACGCCTCCGGCGGCTCTAGCGGCGGCGGCTACTCCTACGGCCAGTCCTACGCAGCCGGCCACGGCTATGGAGGCGCCTCCTCCTTCGACGCCCAACAGTTCAACGCCATTCTGCCCCAGATCATCCAACTGGTGCTGCAAGAGGACTCACTAGGCGGAGGTGGTGCCGGAGGAGCCGACGTGGCCGCCATCAACGGGCAGCTTATCAGTACGTTCGGATCCAAGGGCAAGGCCATCATCTTGAAGGCCGACCAGGCGCAGGGAGCCTTCTTCAAGAGCGGGCACGTGGTGCAGAGGGGCACCTTGAAGgtgatgcaggtgcaggagCAGCAGGGTCGCAGCCAGCAGTCCCAGGGCGGTGGCTCCAAGGGAGGCTGGGGCTTTGGCGGCGGTGCCTCTTCCAATAGCGGCGGAGGCACCAGCGGCTGGAGCTCCGGTGGCGCCTCCCCCTCGGGAGGCTGGAGCTCAAGCGGCTCCTCCTCGTCGGGGGGCTGGAGCTCAAGCGCCTGGTAG